The following proteins are co-located in the Nomia melanderi isolate GNS246 chromosome 1, iyNomMela1, whole genome shotgun sequence genome:
- the Rpn13 gene encoding regulatory particle non-ATPase 13 isoform X2 has protein sequence MSGGALFGNNASRGNSKNLVEFKAGKMTMKGKMVYPDARKGLLYVYQSDDSLMHFCWKDRTTGFVEDDLILFPDDCEFKHVPQCKTGRVYLLRFKSNKKFFFWLQSLKTDKDEEYCRKINEVLNNPPTPGSQRSGNTNLEGELQNLLNNMSQQQLMQVFSGVSHISGIGNLLGTMNIPQGVQSTRASTTTASTQVTTNTPRPATQISSPSSTNETPKPNGDNKQSTKTPASSTPGTTTSSNNKIQLSDLQNFLSDIPPPVGAEIVVQSGQAGPVIQQFGLGPDAVNAAASGNIEEFVTALESEAKTGQEQTQQGQEDTNTKQASPTASPDKKNDDDGMPLD, from the exons atgTCCGGTGGAGCGCTGTTTGGAAATAATGCATCTCGCGGTAATTCTAAAAATTTAGTCGAATTTAAAGCTGGAAAAATGACTATGAAAGGAAAAATGGTTTATCCAGATGCTCGGAAAGGTCTACTTTACGTTTATCAATCTGACGATTCATTAATGCATTTTTGTTGGAAGGATCGTACAACAGGTTTTGTTGAAGAT GACCTAATTCTTTTTCCTGACGATTGTGAATTTAAACATGTTCCTCAATGCAAAACTGGAAGAGTATACCTTCTACGATTTAAGTCTAacaagaaatttttcttttggcTACAG AGTCTTAAAACAGACAAAGATGAAGAATATTGTAGAAAAATTAACGAAGTTCTTAATAATCCACCAACTCCTGGATCACAAAGAAGTGGCAATACAAACCTAGAAGGAGAACtccaaaatttattaaataacatgtCACAACAACAATTAATGCAGGTCTTTAGTGGTGTAAGTCACATTAGTGGTATAGGTAATTTATTGGGTACAATGAATATACCACAGGGTGTGCAGAGTACTAGAGCTTCAACTACAACTGCATCAACACAAGTTACAACAAATACTCCAAGACCTGCGACTCAAATATCTTCGCCATCATCGACTAATGAAACACCTAAACCTAATG GTGACAATAAACAATCAACAAAAACACCTGCCTCCTCGACACCAGGGACAACTACAAGTTCTAACAACAAAATACAACTTAGTGATCTACAAAACTTTCTATCGGATATTCCACCACCTGTGGGTGCAGAAATTGTTGTTCAG TCAGGCCAGGCGGGACCTGTCATCCAACAATTTGGCTTGGGACCGGATGCCGTCAATGCTGCAGCCAGTGGAAATATCGAAGAATTCGTCACTGCTCTTGAGTCTGAAGCTAAGACTGGCCAAGAACAAACACAACAAGGACAAGAGGATACTAATACAAAACAAGCTTCACCAACAGCTAGTCCTGATAAGAAAAATGATGATGATGGAATGCCGTTAGATTAA
- the Rpn13 gene encoding regulatory particle non-ATPase 13 isoform X1 has product MSGGALFGNNASRGNSKNLVEFKAGKMTMKGKMVYPDARKGLLYVYQSDDSLMHFCWKDRTTGFVEDDLILFPDDCEFKHVPQCKTGRVYLLRFKSNKKFFFWLQSLKTDKDEEYCRKINEVLNNPPTPGSQRSGNTNLEGELQNLLNNMSQQQLMQVFSGVSHISGIGNLLGTMNIPQGVQSTRASTTTASTQVTTNTPRPATQISSPSSTNETPKPNGDNKQSTKTPASSTPGTTTSSNNKIQLSDLQNFLSDIPPPVGAEIVVQRGVATELTNAIRTAISASESLEREMSPHLPPGDQLCTTLLSPQFSQALSMFWSALQSGQAGPVIQQFGLGPDAVNAAASGNIEEFVTALESEAKTGQEQTQQGQEDTNTKQASPTASPDKKNDDDGMPLD; this is encoded by the exons atgTCCGGTGGAGCGCTGTTTGGAAATAATGCATCTCGCGGTAATTCTAAAAATTTAGTCGAATTTAAAGCTGGAAAAATGACTATGAAAGGAAAAATGGTTTATCCAGATGCTCGGAAAGGTCTACTTTACGTTTATCAATCTGACGATTCATTAATGCATTTTTGTTGGAAGGATCGTACAACAGGTTTTGTTGAAGAT GACCTAATTCTTTTTCCTGACGATTGTGAATTTAAACATGTTCCTCAATGCAAAACTGGAAGAGTATACCTTCTACGATTTAAGTCTAacaagaaatttttcttttggcTACAG AGTCTTAAAACAGACAAAGATGAAGAATATTGTAGAAAAATTAACGAAGTTCTTAATAATCCACCAACTCCTGGATCACAAAGAAGTGGCAATACAAACCTAGAAGGAGAACtccaaaatttattaaataacatgtCACAACAACAATTAATGCAGGTCTTTAGTGGTGTAAGTCACATTAGTGGTATAGGTAATTTATTGGGTACAATGAATATACCACAGGGTGTGCAGAGTACTAGAGCTTCAACTACAACTGCATCAACACAAGTTACAACAAATACTCCAAGACCTGCGACTCAAATATCTTCGCCATCATCGACTAATGAAACACCTAAACCTAATG GTGACAATAAACAATCAACAAAAACACCTGCCTCCTCGACACCAGGGACAACTACAAGTTCTAACAACAAAATACAACTTAGTGATCTACAAAACTTTCTATCGGATATTCCACCACCTGTGGGTGCAGAAATTGTTGTTCAG AGGGGCGTAGCAACCGAGTTGACCAATGCCATCCGAACGGCGATCTCTGCTTCGGAAAGCCTGGAGCGTGAAATGAGCCCGCACTTACCACCAGGGGATCAACTGTGTACCACGCTATTGTCTCCCCAGTTCTCCCAGGCGCTATCAATGTTCTGGTCTGCTTTGCAGTCAGGCCAGGCGGGACCTGTCATCCAACAATTTGGCTTGGGACCGGATGCCGTCAATGCTGCAGCCAGTGGAAATATCGAAGAATTCGTCACTGCTCTTGAGTCTGAAGCTAAGACTGGCCAAGAACAAACACAACAAGGACAAGAGGATACTAATACAAAACAAGCTTCACCAACAGCTAGTCCTGATAAGAAAAATGATGATGATGGAATGCCGTTAGATTAA